From Candidatus Eisenbacteria bacterium, the proteins below share one genomic window:
- a CDS encoding tetratricopeptide repeat protein, producing the protein MKLSTIARGGVLAALIGTLLAGAADARNPHCAGGIQYVTQAMKDKDKGNLEDYKREINKAVQQLELCSKEDPADFEGAGYLGWAYAEVDSMAKAGAAFETAVQGLKKKGDVKKAEQWVNNRQAFWVQNYNNGISKINDAQAMYPDFCKEASDAEKSTRADAEKNYQLAIASLNKALALKPGDAQTMRTIAKVYATTCDYTRAEQALREGLKAAPGDTAMTEMLKGVTMNNCALLGNSKKYDEALACYEGIAKSDPKNSDVHSAMGDIRFNRAQALKADAQKAEFAAGGAHYAKAFEIKPTDADLSFNAALSYQNAQMWDKAEPLWAKTAQIRPNDPDVHSAWGLVLAELKRCSDAISHAHKAVELKAQDPNFHRQLGTTYTRCGNATKGTDELVVFLAMRDGKPVTDVAAQAKSARQGTEAAKTLAVDGVPEAIYLWETDGKKYETWFYWGKKRALAFSDGALTRKSDWAAADTKTASGK; encoded by the coding sequence GTGAAGCTGAGCACGATTGCGCGTGGCGGCGTTCTCGCCGCACTGATCGGGACGCTGCTCGCCGGGGCCGCGGACGCGCGCAACCCGCACTGCGCCGGTGGCATCCAGTACGTGACGCAGGCGATGAAGGACAAGGACAAGGGCAACCTCGAGGACTACAAGCGCGAGATCAACAAGGCGGTCCAGCAGCTCGAGCTGTGCTCGAAGGAGGATCCCGCGGACTTCGAGGGCGCCGGCTACCTGGGATGGGCCTATGCCGAGGTCGACAGCATGGCCAAGGCGGGCGCCGCCTTCGAGACCGCCGTCCAGGGATTGAAGAAGAAGGGTGACGTCAAGAAGGCCGAACAGTGGGTCAACAACCGCCAGGCCTTCTGGGTGCAGAACTACAACAACGGAATCTCCAAGATCAACGATGCTCAGGCGATGTATCCGGACTTCTGCAAGGAGGCGAGCGACGCCGAGAAGTCGACGCGGGCCGACGCCGAGAAGAACTACCAGCTCGCGATCGCCAGCCTGAACAAGGCGCTGGCCTTGAAGCCGGGTGACGCGCAGACCATGCGGACCATCGCCAAGGTGTACGCGACCACCTGTGATTACACGCGCGCCGAGCAGGCGCTGCGCGAAGGACTGAAGGCCGCTCCCGGCGACACGGCGATGACAGAGATGCTCAAGGGTGTGACCATGAACAACTGCGCCTTGCTCGGCAACTCCAAGAAGTACGACGAGGCGCTCGCGTGCTACGAGGGGATCGCCAAGTCGGATCCCAAGAACTCCGATGTGCACAGCGCCATGGGCGACATCCGGTTCAATCGCGCGCAGGCGCTCAAGGCCGATGCGCAGAAGGCGGAGTTCGCCGCCGGCGGCGCGCACTACGCCAAGGCTTTCGAGATCAAGCCCACCGATGCGGACCTGAGCTTCAACGCGGCGCTCAGCTATCAGAACGCGCAGATGTGGGACAAGGCGGAGCCGTTGTGGGCCAAGACCGCGCAGATTCGCCCCAACGACCCTGACGTGCATTCGGCCTGGGGCCTGGTGCTGGCCGAGCTCAAGCGCTGCTCCGACGCGATCTCTCATGCGCACAAGGCCGTCGAGCTGAAGGCGCAGGATCCGAATTTCCACCGCCAGCTCGGGACGACCTACACGCGCTGCGGCAACGCCACGAAGGGCACCGACGAGCTGGTGGTGTTCCTCGCGATGCGCGACGGCAAGCCGGTGACGGACGTGGCGGCTCAGGCCAAGAGCGCCAGGCAGGGGACCGAGGCCGCGAAGACCCTGGCCGTCGACGGAGTCCCCGAGGCGATCTATCTGTGGGAAACGGACGGCAAGAAGTACGAGACCTGGTTCTACTGGGGCAAGAAGCGCGCGCTCGCCTTCAGCGACGGCGCGCTGACCCGCAAGTCCGACTGGGCCGCGGCCGACACCAAGACCGCTTCGGGCAAGTAG
- a CDS encoding HD domain-containing protein — protein sequence MTPETPSPTTIPAAGPAVPSTDGDAPITFDRVQDDSRIRVYVRHADDCLAKIGYTEHGERHVGLVAHIAFNILKRLGHPERESELAAIAGYMHDIGNGVNREYHAQIGAVMAMQILVPMGMSDPEIAKIMGAIGNHHESDGDPVSAVAAALILADKSDVHRTRVRNPDFIRFDIHDRVNYAVEKSFLNVDEGKKVVTLELTIDTAISQVMEYFEIFMSRMLACRKAAAFLGCQFGLTVNGNRLT from the coding sequence ATGACGCCCGAGACCCCCAGCCCCACCACCATTCCAGCCGCCGGACCGGCCGTCCCTTCGACCGATGGGGACGCTCCGATCACCTTCGACCGGGTTCAGGACGATTCCCGGATCCGGGTCTATGTCCGCCATGCGGACGACTGCCTGGCGAAGATCGGCTACACCGAGCACGGCGAGCGGCACGTGGGGCTGGTGGCGCACATCGCGTTCAACATCCTCAAGCGCCTGGGCCATCCCGAGCGCGAGTCGGAGCTGGCTGCGATCGCCGGCTACATGCATGACATCGGGAACGGGGTGAATCGCGAGTACCACGCCCAGATCGGGGCGGTGATGGCCATGCAGATCCTGGTCCCGATGGGGATGTCCGACCCGGAGATCGCCAAGATCATGGGCGCGATCGGCAATCACCACGAGTCCGACGGCGATCCGGTGAGCGCGGTGGCCGCGGCTTTGATCCTGGCCGACAAGAGCGACGTCCATCGCACGCGGGTGCGCAATCCGGACTTCATCCGCTTCGACATCCACGATCGCGTGAACTATGCCGTCGAGAAGAGCTTCCTCAACGTGGACGAGGGCAAGAAGGTCGTGACGCTGGAATTGACGATCGACACCGCCATCTCGCAGGTCATGGAGTATTTCGAGATCTTCATGAGCCGGATGCTGGCGTGCCGTAAGGCGGCCGCGTTCCTGGGGTGCCAGTTCGGGCTCACGGTGAACGGGAATCGCCTCACCTAA
- the priA gene encoding primosomal protein N' produces MSFAQVALALPLRQTFAYHVPDSLAAEVRPGVQVQVPFRGRARRGIVVSLTGENPRDHVLQVAAAFPPAMFDPHLLAFTRWIADYYLTPWGEVLSRALPGGGEGLAKSRARRAAVEDRVLAAPLPDRFTLTAEQRAATKAVEQAASSGGFAPLLLHGVTASGKTEVYLRGAAAARESGGQTLVLVPEVALSSQLVREFRRRFGTRVGVLHSYLSVAERRRNWELARRGALDVVVGARSAVFAPLPAPRLIVIDEEHEPAYKQGAPPRYHGRDAAVRRAQMLGIPVVLGSATPSLESLANASRGKYRLLSLKHRVDGRALPKVNVVDSRREDVASTMSAPLRHALAERLGRGEQAILFLNRRGHSHHTQCRACGFVPSCPHCDIALTLHLVPRSWRCHYCDHHEPARGECPSCGGKLLRFSGSGTQRAERELARAFPSARVLRLDTDVARDRERPEAILSAFARGEADVLVGTQMVAKGFDFPRVTLVGVLDADVALHLPDFRAAERTLQLVTQVAGRAGRGRDPGEVLVQTCSPEHPAIVAATTGDTERFVRGELSERREAGYPPFRRLATLLLDGPDESQVEDAAEACATALRPTADSRRVEVLGPSPHAFARLRGRHRWHVLLKGEGAAVRACAAAGLDWAETRARPGAVRVQVDVDPVEIL; encoded by the coding sequence ATGTCCTTCGCCCAGGTGGCGCTGGCCCTTCCGCTGCGGCAGACCTTCGCCTACCACGTGCCCGATTCGCTCGCCGCGGAAGTCCGCCCCGGGGTCCAGGTCCAGGTGCCCTTCCGCGGCCGCGCCCGGCGCGGCATCGTGGTCTCACTGACCGGCGAGAACCCGCGTGACCACGTGCTCCAAGTGGCGGCGGCATTTCCCCCCGCCATGTTCGACCCTCATCTGCTCGCCTTCACGCGCTGGATCGCCGACTACTACCTCACCCCGTGGGGTGAAGTGCTGTCCAGAGCACTCCCCGGAGGCGGGGAAGGTCTGGCGAAGAGCCGGGCGCGCCGCGCCGCGGTCGAGGACCGCGTGCTGGCTGCGCCGTTGCCCGATCGCTTCACGCTGACCGCCGAGCAGCGCGCCGCGACCAAGGCCGTCGAGCAGGCGGCCAGCTCCGGCGGTTTCGCTCCGCTGCTCCTTCATGGAGTGACCGCCAGCGGCAAGACCGAGGTCTATCTGCGCGGCGCCGCGGCCGCCCGGGAGTCGGGAGGACAGACTCTGGTGCTGGTTCCCGAGGTGGCGCTGTCGTCGCAGCTCGTGCGCGAGTTCCGGCGCCGCTTCGGCACGCGCGTCGGCGTGCTGCACTCGTACCTTTCGGTGGCCGAGCGCCGGCGCAACTGGGAGCTGGCGCGGCGCGGCGCGCTCGACGTCGTCGTGGGGGCGCGCTCCGCGGTGTTCGCTCCGCTGCCGGCGCCGCGGCTGATCGTGATCGACGAGGAGCACGAGCCTGCCTACAAGCAAGGCGCTCCGCCTCGCTATCACGGCCGCGACGCGGCGGTGCGCCGCGCACAGATGCTCGGCATCCCCGTGGTGCTCGGATCGGCGACGCCTTCGCTCGAATCCCTGGCCAACGCCTCGCGCGGGAAGTACAGGCTGCTCTCGCTCAAGCACCGCGTGGACGGACGCGCGCTGCCCAAGGTGAACGTGGTCGATTCCCGTCGCGAGGACGTGGCCTCGACGATGTCGGCGCCGCTCCGTCACGCGCTGGCCGAGCGTCTCGGGCGCGGCGAGCAGGCGATCCTGTTCCTCAATCGCCGCGGTCACTCGCATCACACCCAGTGCCGCGCGTGCGGCTTCGTTCCGAGTTGTCCCCACTGCGACATCGCGCTCACGCTCCATCTCGTTCCACGCTCCTGGCGCTGCCACTATTGCGACCATCACGAGCCCGCGCGCGGCGAGTGTCCGAGCTGCGGGGGCAAGCTGTTGCGCTTCTCCGGCTCGGGCACCCAGCGCGCGGAGCGCGAGCTGGCGCGCGCATTTCCATCGGCCCGCGTGCTGCGCCTCGACACCGACGTGGCCCGCGATCGCGAGCGGCCCGAGGCCATCCTGTCGGCTTTCGCGCGCGGCGAAGCGGACGTGCTGGTCGGCACCCAGATGGTGGCCAAGGGGTTCGACTTCCCACGCGTCACGCTGGTCGGCGTGCTCGACGCCGACGTCGCGCTGCACCTTCCCGACTTCCGCGCCGCGGAGCGCACCCTTCAGCTGGTCACCCAGGTGGCGGGTCGCGCGGGACGCGGGCGCGATCCCGGCGAGGTGCTGGTGCAGACATGCTCGCCCGAGCATCCCGCCATCGTCGCCGCGACGACCGGAGACACCGAGCGTTTCGTCCGCGGCGAGCTTTCCGAACGCCGCGAGGCGGGCTATCCGCCGTTTCGCCGCCTGGCCACGCTGCTGCTCGACGGCCCCGACGAGTCGCAGGTCGAGGACGCCGCGGAGGCGTGCGCCACGGCGCTGCGTCCCACCGCCGATTCGCGGCGCGTCGAAGTGCTCGGACCTTCGCCCCATGCGTTCGCTCGCCTGCGCGGAAGGCATCGCTGGCACGTCCTGCTGAAGGGCGAGGGGGCGGCCGTGAGAGCCTGCGCCGCCGCGGGGCTCGACTGGGCGGAGACGCGGGCGCGGCCAGGCGCCGTGAGGGTGCAGGTCGACGTGGATCCGGTCGAGATCCTGTGA
- a CDS encoding response regulator, with product MAKGKILVVDDEIYIVHILDFSLGMEGYEVVTALDGEQAIEQARAEKPDLIVLDIMMPKLDGYETCKILKAEKETRDIPVILLSAKGRNVDQKIGFEVGADDYITKPFSPRKLVERINSILGQTNPQRMQA from the coding sequence ATGGCGAAGGGGAAGATCCTGGTCGTCGACGACGAGATCTACATCGTGCACATCCTCGATTTCAGCCTGGGGATGGAGGGCTACGAGGTCGTCACCGCGCTGGACGGGGAACAGGCGATCGAGCAGGCGCGTGCCGAGAAGCCGGACCTCATCGTGCTCGACATCATGATGCCGAAGCTGGACGGTTACGAGACCTGCAAGATTCTCAAGGCCGAGAAGGAGACACGAGACATTCCCGTGATCCTCCTGTCGGCGAAGGGACGCAACGTGGATCAGAAGATCGGCTTCGAGGTCGGAGCCGACGACTACATCACCAAGCCCTTCAGCCCCCGCAAGCTGGTCGAGCGGATCAACTCGATCCTGGGCCAGACCAACCCGCAGCGCATGCAGGCCTAG